The following coding sequences lie in one Impatiens glandulifera unplaced genomic scaffold, dImpGla2.1, whole genome shotgun sequence genomic window:
- the LOC124917408 gene encoding protein MEI2-like 4 isoform X2, with the protein MPSERMDSNGLSSSFFSEHVHFPNERQVGFWKSGTSPADYASAAAHNSSIVSSPLESQAHSFGHHDPRIIQSPKFGHSLEKHAVGAERAAMKRHLDLSSGARSILKADPSSFPKKGEGNHMMGVQQYENGLFSSSLSELFSRHCHSGTAVSPYDEVDPFESLEEIEAQTIGNLLPDDEDLLSGVTDGLDYAAQHNGGDDAEDLDLFNSVGGMDLGDDNFRLGKSDFNLEHSSRENPSRTLFVRNINSSIEDSELHTLFEQYGDIRTLYTTCKNRGFVMISYYDIRAAKNAMKALQHKPLRHRKLDIHFSFPKDNPSEKDVNQGTLMISNLDSSVSNEEICQIFGDYGEIKEIYDGAHQSQHKLIEFYDVRDAEAALHALNQIDIAGKLIKVETKRQVEQDESSFYLQLSNLANNSALTMPGSFLHRGMTSSSMDNGALSGTHSSIQSPYNQFLDNAFRHGISSSVPNSLMKLDSIRQSLPNNSPTLGHMKFDFQGSPNLSSQNLHPHSLPEYHDGFTTNASCNSPSIAANVNIIRPAERIENLHFSRLSSNPHSIEMNDTVFSSSANGGSSAPRGSPYMWSNNSPQTQGMMWPNSSSFVSGSRATHPHALPRAHMMSSILPPNHHHHHVGSAPSSNHSIWERQTTYAGDSPDASGFHPGSLGNSRMSVPQNMFSHVGGNYVDLPLPSQNVGHPQRCFMFPGRGQMVPMASSFECLNERTRSRRSEGSSNQIDNKKQFELDIDRILGGEDIRTTLMIKNIPNKYTSKMLLAAIDDRHRGTYDFLYLPIDFKNKCNVGYAFINMIDPSMIIPFYQAFNGKKWEKFNSEKVASLAYGRIQGKPALIAHFQNSSLMNEDKRCRPILFNTEGPNAGDQVPFPMGVNIRARPSKSRAGTSEENHQEQESYVNNEPPVPVPGF; encoded by the exons ATGCCATCGGAAAGAATGGACTCAAATGGTttatcatcttctttcttctcagAGCACGTGCATTTCCCTAATGAG AGACAGGTGGGCTTTTGGAAGTCTGGAACCTCACCAGCCGACTACG CTTCTGCAGCAGCACATAACAGTTCAATTGTTTCATCACCTTTGGAGTCTCAAGCACATTCCTTTGGACATCATGATCCACGCATAATCCAAAGCCCAAAATTTGGACATAGTTTGGAGAAACATGCCGTGGGAGCAGAGAGAGCAGCTATGAAGAGGCATCTAGATCTGAGTTCAGGAGCAAGATCCATCTTGAAGGCAGATCCATCATCTTTCCCAAAGAAAGGTGAAGGAAATCATATGATGGGTGTGCAGCAGTATGAGAATGGACTGTTCTCAAGCTCATTGTCCGAATTATTTAGCCGACACTGTCATT CTGGTACTGCTGTGTCTCCCTATGATGAAGTAGATCCATTTGAATCTCTTGAGGAGATTGAGGCACAGACAATTGGAAATCTTCTCCCTGACGATGAAGACTTACTTTCTGGTGTAACTGACGGACTTGACTATGCAGCACAACACAATGGTGGAGACGATGCTGAAGATTTAGACCTCTTTAACAGCGTTGGAGGTATGGATCTAGGAGATGATAACTTCCGTCTGGGAAAAAGTGACTTCAATCTGGAGCATTCTTCTAGGGAAAATCCATCTCGTACATTGTTTGTTCGGAACATAAACAGTAGCATTGAAGACTCTGAATTACATACCCTTTTTGAG CAATATGGAGATATTCGCACTCTATATACCACATGTAAAAATAGGGGGTTTGTTATGATATCATATTATGATATAAGGGCGGCCAAAAATGCAATGAAAGCTCTTCAGCACAAACCGTTGAGGCATAGGAAGCTCGACATACACTTTTCCTTTCCAAag GACAATCCTTCGGAGAAAGATGTAAATCAAGGGACCCTCATGATTTCCAATCTAGATTCTTCTGTTTCAAATGAGGAGATATGCCAGATTTTCGGCGACTATGGCGAGATTAAAGAG ATCTACGATGGTGCACACCAAAGCCAACACAAACTTATTGAGTTTTACGATGTTAGAGACGCAGAAGCTGCTCTTCATGCACTAAACCAGATTGACATAGCTGGAAAGCTTATTAAAGTTGAAACTAAACG TCAGGTTGAACAAGACGAATCTAGTTTCTATCTACAACTAAGTAACCTTGCAAATAATTCAGCATTAACAATGCCGG GATCATTTTTACATCGGGGAATGACATCATCTTCCATGGATAACGGAGCTCTCTCAGGAACACACTCATCTATTCAATCCCCTTACAACCAATTCCTGGATAATGCATTCCGCCATGGGATCTCATCTAGTGTTCCTAACTCCTTAATGAAACTTGATTCTATTCGTCAGAGTCTTCCAAACAACAGCCCAACATTGGGAcatatgaaatttgatttccaAGGTTCCCCAAATTTGAGCTCTCAAAATCTTCATCCACACTCCCTGCCCGAGTATCATGACGGTTTCACCACCAACGCTTCCTGCAACTCTCCAAGCATAGCGGCAAATGTTAATATCATTAGACCAGCTGAAAGGATTGAAAACCTGCATTTTTCTAGATTAAGCTCAAATCCACATTCCATCGAAATGAATGACACTG TGTTCAGTTCTTCTGCAAATGGTGGATCATCAGCACCTCGAGGATCTCCTTATATGTGGAGTAATAATTCCCCGCAAACTCAAGGAATGATGTGGCCTAACTCATCATCATTCGTCAGTGGGTCCCGTGCCACTCATCCTCATGCACTTCCGAGAGCACATATGATGAGTTCAATTCTGCCTCCAAAccaccatcatcatcatgttGGATCAGCACCATCTTCCAACCATTCGATTTGGGAAAGGCAAACTACTTATGCAGGAGATTCCCCAGATGCTTCGGGTTTCCATCCAGGTTCTCTTGGGAACTCGAGAATGTCGGTTCCTCAAAACATGTTTTCTCATGTTGGTGGAAATTACGTAGACCTACCCCTTCCCTCCCAGAATGTCGGGCATCCTCAGAGATGTTTTATGTTTCCTGGTAGAGGGCAAATGGTGCCCATGGCTAGTTCTTTTGAATGTCTTAATGAAAGGACTAGAAGCCGCAGAAGTGAAGGCTCTTCTAATCAAATTGACAACAAGAAACAATTTGAACTTGACATTGATCGCATTCTCGGAGGAGAAGACATCAGGACTACTCTTATGATAAAGAACATTCCTAACAA GTACACTTCCAAGATGCTATTAGCAGCAATTGACGACCGTCATCGAGGAACATACGACTTCCTTTACTTACCCATCGATTTCAAG AATAAATGTAACGTGGGATATGCATTTATCAACATGATTGATCCTTCTATGATTATTCCCTTTTATCAG GCATTTAATGGTAAGAAATGGGAAAAATTCAATAGCGAAAAGGTGGCATCACTTGCCTATGGTCGTATACAGGGGAAGCCAGCTCTTATAGCTCATTTCCAGAACTCAAGTTTGATGAATGAGGACAAACGCTGTCGCCCCATTCTCTTCAATACCGAGGGCCCCAATGCTGGCGATCAG GTTCCCTTTCCAATGGGAGTTAACATTCGAGCTAGGCCCAGCAAAAGCCGAGCTGGAACAAGCGAGGAAAACCATCAAGAACAAGAATCTTATGTCAACAATGAGCCACCAGTTCCAGTTCCAGGGTTCTAA
- the LOC124917408 gene encoding protein MEI2-like 4 isoform X1, which translates to MPSERMDSNGLSSSFFSEHVHFPNERQVGFWKSGTSPADYASAAAHNSSIVSSPLESQAHSFGHHDPRIIQSPKFGHSLEKHAVGAERAAMKRHLDLSSGARSILKADPSSFPKKGEGNHMMGVQQYENGLFSSSLSELFSRHCHLRFPQVNASYGHSAGTAVSPYDEVDPFESLEEIEAQTIGNLLPDDEDLLSGVTDGLDYAAQHNGGDDAEDLDLFNSVGGMDLGDDNFRLGKSDFNLEHSSRENPSRTLFVRNINSSIEDSELHTLFEQYGDIRTLYTTCKNRGFVMISYYDIRAAKNAMKALQHKPLRHRKLDIHFSFPKDNPSEKDVNQGTLMISNLDSSVSNEEICQIFGDYGEIKEIYDGAHQSQHKLIEFYDVRDAEAALHALNQIDIAGKLIKVETKRQVEQDESSFYLQLSNLANNSALTMPGSFLHRGMTSSSMDNGALSGTHSSIQSPYNQFLDNAFRHGISSSVPNSLMKLDSIRQSLPNNSPTLGHMKFDFQGSPNLSSQNLHPHSLPEYHDGFTTNASCNSPSIAANVNIIRPAERIENLHFSRLSSNPHSIEMNDTVFSSSANGGSSAPRGSPYMWSNNSPQTQGMMWPNSSSFVSGSRATHPHALPRAHMMSSILPPNHHHHHVGSAPSSNHSIWERQTTYAGDSPDASGFHPGSLGNSRMSVPQNMFSHVGGNYVDLPLPSQNVGHPQRCFMFPGRGQMVPMASSFECLNERTRSRRSEGSSNQIDNKKQFELDIDRILGGEDIRTTLMIKNIPNKYTSKMLLAAIDDRHRGTYDFLYLPIDFKNKCNVGYAFINMIDPSMIIPFYQAFNGKKWEKFNSEKVASLAYGRIQGKPALIAHFQNSSLMNEDKRCRPILFNTEGPNAGDQVPFPMGVNIRARPSKSRAGTSEENHQEQESYVNNEPPVPVPGF; encoded by the exons ATGCCATCGGAAAGAATGGACTCAAATGGTttatcatcttctttcttctcagAGCACGTGCATTTCCCTAATGAG AGACAGGTGGGCTTTTGGAAGTCTGGAACCTCACCAGCCGACTACG CTTCTGCAGCAGCACATAACAGTTCAATTGTTTCATCACCTTTGGAGTCTCAAGCACATTCCTTTGGACATCATGATCCACGCATAATCCAAAGCCCAAAATTTGGACATAGTTTGGAGAAACATGCCGTGGGAGCAGAGAGAGCAGCTATGAAGAGGCATCTAGATCTGAGTTCAGGAGCAAGATCCATCTTGAAGGCAGATCCATCATCTTTCCCAAAGAAAGGTGAAGGAAATCATATGATGGGTGTGCAGCAGTATGAGAATGGACTGTTCTCAAGCTCATTGTCCGAATTATTTAGCCGACACTGTCATT TGAGGTTTCCTCAAGTTAACGCTTCTTATGGTCATTCAGCTGGTACTGCTGTGTCTCCCTATGATGAAGTAGATCCATTTGAATCTCTTGAGGAGATTGAGGCACAGACAATTGGAAATCTTCTCCCTGACGATGAAGACTTACTTTCTGGTGTAACTGACGGACTTGACTATGCAGCACAACACAATGGTGGAGACGATGCTGAAGATTTAGACCTCTTTAACAGCGTTGGAGGTATGGATCTAGGAGATGATAACTTCCGTCTGGGAAAAAGTGACTTCAATCTGGAGCATTCTTCTAGGGAAAATCCATCTCGTACATTGTTTGTTCGGAACATAAACAGTAGCATTGAAGACTCTGAATTACATACCCTTTTTGAG CAATATGGAGATATTCGCACTCTATATACCACATGTAAAAATAGGGGGTTTGTTATGATATCATATTATGATATAAGGGCGGCCAAAAATGCAATGAAAGCTCTTCAGCACAAACCGTTGAGGCATAGGAAGCTCGACATACACTTTTCCTTTCCAAag GACAATCCTTCGGAGAAAGATGTAAATCAAGGGACCCTCATGATTTCCAATCTAGATTCTTCTGTTTCAAATGAGGAGATATGCCAGATTTTCGGCGACTATGGCGAGATTAAAGAG ATCTACGATGGTGCACACCAAAGCCAACACAAACTTATTGAGTTTTACGATGTTAGAGACGCAGAAGCTGCTCTTCATGCACTAAACCAGATTGACATAGCTGGAAAGCTTATTAAAGTTGAAACTAAACG TCAGGTTGAACAAGACGAATCTAGTTTCTATCTACAACTAAGTAACCTTGCAAATAATTCAGCATTAACAATGCCGG GATCATTTTTACATCGGGGAATGACATCATCTTCCATGGATAACGGAGCTCTCTCAGGAACACACTCATCTATTCAATCCCCTTACAACCAATTCCTGGATAATGCATTCCGCCATGGGATCTCATCTAGTGTTCCTAACTCCTTAATGAAACTTGATTCTATTCGTCAGAGTCTTCCAAACAACAGCCCAACATTGGGAcatatgaaatttgatttccaAGGTTCCCCAAATTTGAGCTCTCAAAATCTTCATCCACACTCCCTGCCCGAGTATCATGACGGTTTCACCACCAACGCTTCCTGCAACTCTCCAAGCATAGCGGCAAATGTTAATATCATTAGACCAGCTGAAAGGATTGAAAACCTGCATTTTTCTAGATTAAGCTCAAATCCACATTCCATCGAAATGAATGACACTG TGTTCAGTTCTTCTGCAAATGGTGGATCATCAGCACCTCGAGGATCTCCTTATATGTGGAGTAATAATTCCCCGCAAACTCAAGGAATGATGTGGCCTAACTCATCATCATTCGTCAGTGGGTCCCGTGCCACTCATCCTCATGCACTTCCGAGAGCACATATGATGAGTTCAATTCTGCCTCCAAAccaccatcatcatcatgttGGATCAGCACCATCTTCCAACCATTCGATTTGGGAAAGGCAAACTACTTATGCAGGAGATTCCCCAGATGCTTCGGGTTTCCATCCAGGTTCTCTTGGGAACTCGAGAATGTCGGTTCCTCAAAACATGTTTTCTCATGTTGGTGGAAATTACGTAGACCTACCCCTTCCCTCCCAGAATGTCGGGCATCCTCAGAGATGTTTTATGTTTCCTGGTAGAGGGCAAATGGTGCCCATGGCTAGTTCTTTTGAATGTCTTAATGAAAGGACTAGAAGCCGCAGAAGTGAAGGCTCTTCTAATCAAATTGACAACAAGAAACAATTTGAACTTGACATTGATCGCATTCTCGGAGGAGAAGACATCAGGACTACTCTTATGATAAAGAACATTCCTAACAA GTACACTTCCAAGATGCTATTAGCAGCAATTGACGACCGTCATCGAGGAACATACGACTTCCTTTACTTACCCATCGATTTCAAG AATAAATGTAACGTGGGATATGCATTTATCAACATGATTGATCCTTCTATGATTATTCCCTTTTATCAG GCATTTAATGGTAAGAAATGGGAAAAATTCAATAGCGAAAAGGTGGCATCACTTGCCTATGGTCGTATACAGGGGAAGCCAGCTCTTATAGCTCATTTCCAGAACTCAAGTTTGATGAATGAGGACAAACGCTGTCGCCCCATTCTCTTCAATACCGAGGGCCCCAATGCTGGCGATCAG GTTCCCTTTCCAATGGGAGTTAACATTCGAGCTAGGCCCAGCAAAAGCCGAGCTGGAACAAGCGAGGAAAACCATCAAGAACAAGAATCTTATGTCAACAATGAGCCACCAGTTCCAGTTCCAGGGTTCTAA